In the genome of Phaeodactylum tricornutum CCAP 1055/1 chromosome 20, whole genome shotgun sequence, one region contains:
- a CDS encoding predicted protein translates to MVTASFAIACIAMVTITLNDWIRVYAYTSVRMGGTPFSRSTKPQALLMSSEWSSFQALDDDDDDLMGKIDTNEYAIEDDSQERKAEIGSSLKAPTIDRSADPIQVPAELTEETVLGVLSACRGELGTLFGYSAENRGVGITGGVDYVDLDGPSVILSLKGRFWHQRTAVLERVGNYLQQRIPEIVDVQVEDPWQLTDAANEDF, encoded by the exons ATGGTGACCGCATCCTTTGCAATCGCATGCATAGCGATGGTCACCATCACTTTGAACGACTGGATAAGAGTATATGCATACACCTCTGTCAGGATGGGAGGAACACCTTTCTCACGTTCAACAAAACCTCAAGCCTTACTCATGAGTAGTGAATGGTCGTCTTTTCAGGCCCtggatgacgacgatgacgacttGATGGGTAAGATCGATACGAACGAGTACGCAATTGAAGACGACTCACAAGAACGAAAAGCTGAGATCGGCTCAAGTCTAAAAGCCCCTACAATTGACCGCTCTGCAGATCCAATTCAGGTTCCTGCTG AGTTAACCGAAGAAACAGTTCTTGGCGTCCTTAGCGCATGTCGAGGAGAGCTAGGAACGCTGTTTGGCTACTCGGCGGAGAATCGTGGAGTTGGTATCACAGGCGGTGTGGATTATGTTGACTTGGACGGGCCTTCCGTAATACTGTCACTAAAAGGACGCTTTTGGCATCAGCGGACGGCTGTTCTAGAACGTGTAGGGAACTATCTCCAGCAGCGCATTCCAGAGATTGTGGACGTCCAAGTGGAAGACCCGTGGCAATTGACAGATGCAGCGAACGAGGACTTTTGA
- a CDS encoding predicted protein, producing MSKRLLKEHKSLAESPLDFVVDFEIVGDDLFQWRCTMLGPDDSPYAGGRFVVRLEFPTTYPFKPPKLVFETKVYHPSVTLETGEVCGAVLGQWGPTLNVQHCLLTLYSLLQDPQPDHPLEDDIAQQLAKKPKDFEKTARKYTKDYAK from the exons ATGTCCAAGCGTTTGCTGAAA GAGCACAAATCTTTGGCGGAATCCCCTCTTGACTTCGTAGTCGACTTTGAGATTGTCGGGGATGATTTATTTCAATGGCGTTGCACAATGCTGGGACCAGACGACTCCCCATACGCTGGTGGAAGGTTTGTCGTCCGCTTGGAATTTCCAACGACCTACCCCTTCAAGCCTCCAAAATTAGTCTTCGAGACAAAAGTTTACCATCCCTCCGTAACACTCGAGACAGGGGAAGTATGTGGTGCTGTTCTTGGCCAGTGGGGGCCTACATTGAATGTCCAGCATTGCTTGCTTACTCTATATAGTCTTTTACAAGATCCACAGCCCGATCATCCTCTCGAAGACGACATTGCACAGCAGCTTGCAAAGAAGCCAAAGGACTTTGAGAAGACGGCGAGAAAATACACGAAAGACTACGCCAAGTAA
- a CDS encoding predicted protein, whose protein sequence is MMDEDTEQTSRAESERNSAIEELHSNDFEAQQVTPDPMANSTTRLLAPTDVESLDERLESSTSPSGWSQIIVLLRKNLLIKIRTPLQTFLEIFSPVLMMLVLVAAYQLSKVTYREAKTYDTIEIDLPGPWLDIVRQATQLSNFSENGRRLLRSEWDEPEFPGSLFLIEKWELFRSMYLRSTTRRSERRLQFTETTDDDIEVDDNERKDVNNIYDVVDEAYREIRRLLKNPMFIPSFSQYVNISQQMSSLINVNDLPRVFSESSFGRQWGNLLTLGTIHLSPPSGVALDFWAHLNDTYPDAIASLKIRMHRSESEAIKFIDENLNERTWALIDFSAWSTDGSMDNDATFKIRMNYTTLPNTAQISDFVSIGLNTAYQRYYLSGFLTIQRTLNEFVFSRAGGSCPELFSNSSEIWSMPMPTAAYSQNSFFLAVGFLLGLAIVMAYLYPTSRLIKLMVEEKETKMKETLLILGTLPWAHWWSWLLTSSIVFFVIASLVTWVISANILKFSAPIYIFAWIGLFSSSSLGFCFTVSALFNKAKLASILGPMILFATILPRFIFFGYNRYEATAKKKWASLLPASAFAFGADIVADYEYAEQGIQAWNAGEGEYSFHTSLAFLLFDTILFLLLGWYLEQIMPRDFGTRRPFWFLVSTKFWCKCKDASAHSLSNSGSANKVESASVDESFLVPSVQATKLLKHYGAKKGTGLQPAVNQLDLTLYESQITTLLGHNGAGKSTCIGLLTGMFPPTSGDCKIYGESIVHNVNRARRSIGICPQQNILFERLTVFEHIVFFQRLKGARQNRRKAKALATDLGLESFLHTTAAALSGGNKRKLCVAIALCGNPKFLVLDEPTSGMDPDARRKTWGVLRKQRAGRTILLTTHFMDEAELLSDRIVVMRAGDLQCTGSPVELKVRFGLGYNFTSFEDQFGDMFDSLEVNQGSLEVGSFGIQNASLEEIFISLVEQESGDQTAKAHDEGPKEPRFDTRTSKVSEGHDITMGDHSQCLSGLTFTDAAGQTLELSALSSSRQIVVLYKKRVTVQKRDFRGLFFTVGAPVLVSALVLLILKVNLPIVGPEISMSLALYTQSRTGSRSGTEVLVGGAAGSALPTSRPLMADITIFEKTYPSVHFEVIEELASSSDISRYLLDTINSQNHSVQYGSFSINDSIASVSIVDWSALKNENGTDSVLLDLSGPMGIGDLVDLVPFMTGDQEYRETVETDMSILHNSSSPHAVAVFNQAYADHILKVCSGEPKRILQSLNAPLPLTTAQTVEIKAILSILASLFLLIPYCYIPGAFIVFMVKEKSCKSKHLQLVSGVDVRSYWISNYAFDASVFLLLTLLVMAVFMFYGSDSAEVFVGDLESFFCTMALTFGYGLSILPFAYLCSRRFHNHSSAQIAVIGIGFVTGFVFVMAYFIMISIESTEQLAKTLRPIFRIFPGYNVGDGFIQMANAFWERRIQGTDSGRPFSWEVAGKPVLLLYGLAPIYFLILLILEYSGDGSAGGKIGWVIRSAKSSWERLILRCNGVHADCSLDDGLKEGTRDEDVEGERIFVYENIDQLKHSAPIVYQDLWKIYPPSVGLFGTMAAFEGETFALLGANGAGKSTSLNAITGDISATKGKVFVAGYCVTGSNDDYDVTNARKHLGYCPQIDPLLELMTPRETLAMFGQIRGIPLEILNGHVEKLLEFLLLSTHAEKTCENLSGGNKRKLSLGIALIGDPTVLLIDESSSGLDPVAKRRMWSLISRAAKNRSIILTTHQMEEAEALCTRAGIMGNGELLCLGSVQHLKSKYLDGYTIDIFCSSTSSETDRDALVSELLDNSLPGSLLAERHGRFLRFDVPKLPSLGLGHTFRRLQALKGSCSFPLENYSISQCSLEQVFIKLTKQNNFVD, encoded by the exons ATGATGGATGAGGATACCGAGCAGACCAGCCGTGCCGAGTCGGAAAGAAATTCCGCGATCGAGGAGCTACATAGCAACGATTTTGAAGCTCAGCAAGTCACACCTGACCCTATGGCCAATTCAACGACGCGACTACTGGCACCTACGGACGTTGAATCTCTGGACGAAAGACTAGAATCGAGCACTTCCCCGTCCGGATGGAGTCAAATCATCGTCCTGCTCCGAAAGAACCTTTTGATCAAGATCCGGACTCCGCTGCAAACATTTCTGGAGATTTTCAGTCCTGTGCTCATGATGTTGGTACTTGTGGCAGCATACCAATTGTCCAAAGTAACTTATCGCGAAGCCAAAACGTATGATACAATTGAAATCGACCTTCCCGGCCCATGGCTCGACATCGTTCGCCAGGCGACGCAGCTATCGAACTTCTCTGAAAACGGCCGTCGGCTACTACGAAGTGAATGGGATGAACCCGAATTCCCTGGGTCTCTGTTCTTGATCGAGAAATGGGAGCTGTTTCGGTCGATGTATCTACGATCGACGACACGTCGTTCTGAGCGGCGTTTGCAATTTACCGAGACTACAGATGATGACATTGAGGTTGACGATAACGAGCGAAAAGACGTCAACAATATATATGATGTAGTTGACGAGGCCTACAGGGAAATCCGTCGCCTTCTGAAAAATCCCATGTTTATTCCGTCCTTTTCCCAGTATGTCAATATTTCTCAGCAGATGTCGAGTCTGATCAATGTAAACGACTTGCCCCGAGTCTTTTCTGAAAGTAGCTTTGGACGGCAGTGGGGAAATTTGTTAACGTTGGGTACCATTCATCTTTCTCCGCCCTCAGGGGTCGCCCTAGATTTTTGGGCTCATCTGAACGATACTTACCCTGACGCCATAGCCTCCTTGAAAATTAGAATGCATCGAAGCGAGAGTGAAGCTATCAAGTTCATAGATGAAAATTTGAACGAGCGAACGTGGGCACTAATCGACTTTTCCGCTTGGTCTACCGATGGCTCCATGGATAACGACGCGACCTTTAAGATTCGCATGAACTATACCACGCTACCAAATACAGCTCAAATCAGCGACTTTGTCAGCATTGGTCTCAACACAGCTTACCAGCGCTACTACTTATCAGGATTTTTGACTATACAACGGACACTGAATGAGTTTGTATTTTCAAGGGCCGGTGGAAGCTGTCCAGAGCTGTTCTCGAACTCGAGCGAAATTTGGAGCATGCCCATGCCGACAGCGGCATATTCACAAAATAGCTTTTTTCTTGCGGTTGGCTTTTTATTAGGGTTGGCCATCGTTATGGCGTATCTTTACCCCACTTCACGACTGATCAAGCTCATGgtagaagaaaaggagacaAAAATGAAAGAGACGCTTTTGATCTTGGGAACGCTTCCGTGGGCTCATTGGTGGTCTTGGCTTTTAACATCATCGATTGTATTCTTTGTCATCGCTTCATTGGTGACTTGGGTGATAAGTGCCAACATTCTCAAGTTTTCAGCACCGATTTATATTTTCGCATGGATCGGACTATTTTCATCTTCCTCTTTAGGGTTTTGCTTTACGGTCTCAGCTCTATTTAATAAAGCGAAGCTGGCGAGCATTTTAGGCCCGATGAtcttgtttgcaacaattCTCCCTCGTTTCATATTTTTCGGTTACAATCGCTACGAAGCTacagcaaagaagaaatgggCGTCTTTGCTGCCGGCATCTGCTTTCGCTTTCGGGGCTGATATCGTCGCTG ATTATGAGTATGCTGAACAAGGAATTCAAGCCTGGAATGCTGGCGAAGGCGAATATTCTTTCCACACCTCTTTGGCGTTCCTCTTGTTTGATACGAttcttttcttgcttttgggCTGGTATCTTGAACAGATTATGCCCCGTGATTTTGGTACACGAAGGCCATTTTGGTTTTTGGTTTCAACGAAATTCTGGTGTAAATGCAAAGATGCATCGGCTCATAGTCTGTCCAATTCGGGGTCTGCAAACAAAGTGGAAAG TGCTTCTGTCGATGAGTCGTTTCTTGTTCCGTCTGTGCAAGCTACCAAGCTCCTGAAACATTACGGGGCAAAGAAAGGGACCGGGCTTCAGCCGGCTGTCAATCAGCTAGATCTAACGCTCTACGAATCACAGATCACGACTCTACTAGGTCATAACGGAGCGGGCAAGAGCACATGTATTGGTCTTCTCACTGGTATGTTCCCACCGACGTCTGGTGATTGCAAGATATACGGGGAGTCTATTGTTCACAACGTTAACCGGGCCAGAAGATCAATTGGGATCTGCCCTCAGCAAAACATTCTTTTCGAGCGACTGACTGTCTTCGAACACATCGTATTCTTCCAACGTCTGAAGGGAGCGAGGCAGAATCGAAGGAAAGCAAAGGCACTGGCGACAGATCTAGGCTTGGAATCTTTTCTTCATACCACCGCTGCTGCTCTAAGTGGTGGCAATAAAAGAAAGCTCTGCGTTGCCATTGCGCTATGCGGGAATCCAAAATTTCTTGTCTTAGACGAGCCGACCTCCGGTATGGACCCCGATGCGCGGCGCAAAACGTGGGGCGTGCTGCGTAAACAACGAGCAGGGAGAACTATTCTGTTGACAACCCATTTCATGGACGAAGCTGAACTTCTTTCAGATAGAATTGTTGTTATGCGCGCAGGAGATTTACAGTGTACGGGATCACCGGTGGAGTTAAAAGTAAGGTTTGGCCTCGGTTACAATTTTACA AGCTTTGAGGACCAGTTTGGAGACATGTTCGATTCCTTAGAGGTCAATCAAGGGTCGCTTGAAGTCGGTTCTTTCGGTATCCAAAACGCATCACTGGAAGAAATCTTTATCAGCCTGGTCGAGCAGGAATCTGGCGATCAAACAGCCAAAGCACATGATGAGGGACCTAAAGAGCCTCGATTTGACACGAGAACATCAAAAGTCTCAGAGGGGCATGATATTACCATGGGCGATCACTCACAGTGTTTGTCCGGTTTGACCTTCACCGATGCAGCTGGTCAAACGCTTGAATTATCCGCCTTATCTTCCTCACGCCAGATAGTCGTTCTTTACAAAAAGAGAGTCACGGTTCAAAAACGAGACTTTCGAGGGCTtttttttacagttggaGCCCCGGTTCTTGTTTCCGCTCTCGTTCTACTTATATTGAAGGTCAACCTTCCGATAGTTGGGCCGGAGATTTCCATGTCCTTAGCGCTCTACACCCAGTCCAGGACCGGCAGCCGAAGTGGGACAGAAGTTCTTGTTGGGGGTGCTGCAGGTTCAGCGCTGCCTACTAGCCGTCCTCTTATGGCAGACATTACTATTTTCGAGAAAACCTACCCCTCCGTCCATTTTGAAGTAATCGAAGAACTAGCTTCATCAAGCGATATTTCAAGATATCTACTCGACACGATCAATTCACAGAATCACTCTGTTCAGTACGGTTCCTTCTCGATAAACGATTCGATCGCTTCTGTTTCAATCGTGGACTGGAGCGCTCTTAAGAATGAAAATGGAACGGATAGCGTTCTTCTGGATCTAAGCGGTCCAATGGGGATCGGTGACCTAGTCGACCTTGTCCCTTTCATGACGGGCGACCAAGAATATCGTGAAACCGTTGAAACTGACATGAGTATTCTTCACAACTCTTCCTCACCCCATGCTGT TGCCGTGTTTAATCAAGCTTACGCTGATCACATCCTGAAGGTATGTTCGGGGGAACCAAAGAGGATACTTCAATCACTTAACGCCCCTTTGCCATTGACAACGGCACAAACAGTGGAAATAAAGGCGATTCTTAGCATTC TGGCTTCATTGTTCCTCCTGATCCCATACTGCTACATCCCTGGTGCCTTCATTGTTTTCATGGTTAAGGAGAAATCTTGCAAATCAAAACATCTACAGCTTGTAAGCGGTGTGGATGTGAGATCATATTGGATATCAAATTATGCCTTTGATGCAAGTGTTTTTTTATTGTTGACCCTGCTGGTGATGGCTGTTTTCATGTTTTACGGAAGCGATTCAGCGGAAGTTTTTGTGGGAGACTTGGAGTCTTTCTTCTGTACGATGGCGCTAACGTTCGGCTACGGTTTGAGTATTCTTCCTTTTGCTTACCTGTGCTCCCGCCGTTTTCACAATCATAGCTCCGCTCAAATTGCAGTCATA GGAATTGGATTCGTCACGggctttgttttcgtcaTGGCATATTTCATTATGATCTCGATTGAGTCGACCGAGCAACTTGCAAAAACCCTTCGCCCAATTTTCAGAATATTCCCGGGGTACAATGTTGGAGATGGATTCATTCAAATGGCCAACGCCTTCTGGGAGAGGCGCATACAAGGGACTGATTCTGGGAGGCCGTTCAGCTGGGAGGTCGCTGGTAAACCCGTATTACTTTTGTATGGACTAGCGCCAATCTATTTTTTGATATTGCTGATCCTTGAATACTCAGGGGACGGAAGCGCTGGAGGGAAGATAGGCTGGGTAATTCGGTCAGCCAAATCTTCATGGGAACGGCTGATTCTTCGCTGTAACGGTGTCCATGCTGACTGCTCGCTTGACGATGGATTGAAAGAGGGCACGCGAGACGAAGACGTTGAGGGAGAGCGCATATTTGTCTATGAAAATATCGACCAATTAAAGCATTCCGCTCCTATTGTCTACCAGGATCTGTGGAAAATCTACCCTCCCTCTGTTGGTTTGTTTGGGACGATGGCGGCATTT GAAGGCGAGACGTTCGCACTTTTAGGTGCAAACGGGGCTGGAAAGAGTACAAGTCTGAATGCCATTACTGGAGACATATCCGCAACGAAAGGCAAGGTATTTGTCGCCGGATACTGTGTTACTGGAAGCAACGATGACTATGACGTCACCAATGCACGGAAGCACCTTGGCTATTGTCCACAAATTGACCCTCTACTGGAGCTAATGACACCGAGAGAGACCTTGGCTATGTTCGGTCAAATTCGGGGCATTCCGCTTGAGATACTGAACGGGCATGTAGAGAAGCTACTCGAATTTCTGTTACTTAGCACACATGCAGAGAAGACATGCGAAAACTTGTCGGGAGGAAACAAGCGCAAATTAAGTCTTGGAATTGCGCTAATTGGTGACCCGACAGTGTTGCTGATAGATGAAAGCTCGTCAGGTCTGGACCCAGTTGCTAAACGCCGGATGTGGAGCCTCATATCCCGAGCGGCAAAGAATCGGTCTATTATTCTGACTACTCACCAGATGGAGGAAGCGGAGGCGTTATGCACGCGTGCAGGCATCATGGGTAACGGGGAACTGCTTTGTCTTGGCTCGGTTCAACATTTGAAG TCCAAGTACCTCGACGGGTACACAATCGACATATTTTGCAGTTCAACGAGCTCGGAAACGGATAGAGATGCTTTGGTGTCGGAGCTACTGGATAACTCTCTTCCTGGGTCTCTGCTAGCAGAACGTCATGGTCGTTTTCTCCGTTTCGATGTACCAAAATTGCCGTCTCTTGGCCTTGGCCATACTTTCCGCCGGTTGCAAGCGTTGAAAGGATCTTGCAGCTTTCCTTTGGAGAACTACAGTATTTCTCAGTGCTCCCTTGAGCAAGTTTTCATCAAACTTACTAAGCAAAATAACTTTGTTGATTAG
- a CDS encoding predicted protein, translated as MTRTAPPSPFFRPSTPHVVVVRQSPGGTRTTVSQKEVHEHKSTMLGCTANLVNAIVGSGIVGIPYAIQQAGFGAGLFLILLCAVITEKSLRLLISTAKHVHCPSYETAMEAPFGVAGFRFVAINMFVMAYGAMLSYLMIVKDSFSVMIGIETDDFPMKRAVLLLVSILIMVPLSSQRDMADLAWTSRLSVIIDTVLVGLVAWNAPIEESFQNRGGWPAVLIDTFHADTIFVGLGVLSFAFVCQHSAFIIAGSLDRPTVARWSIVTRNALILCACLATTCGVSGYLGYLDKTQGNILNNLSVDSFSANAARGMLGCTMLFVYPLESFVARHVCVVLLFSGRRAHEGEDSAILNRRDRRIGLTVLLYLIAVIPAAFFEDLGSVLAATGAVGGSCLSYIGPGLVYFGVHGGRFLELVDASWLGSVWRTNNKSTADRHTGQSSRPTLAVETTPLVAGQNDPPKQEKTSEPLVQESLLFSILKRIVWYILWMPFWCSIAKIGRRGLTSHIYDLALKSPHPIRIGEVEYHRVAVSRKGYIDADPEEAAVLRPSSQHAFDDAYLPMLAKEQQQRPKNSSMLNRPFVPSAGREGQGINQQIGKKLLEQQRQQETTVEPDPQEDPPTWVDFGIAIFLVLFGVLAMLAGLISLYIKG; from the coding sequence ATGACTAGAACAGCACCCCCATCGCCATTTTTCCGGCCTTCGACTCCTCATGTCGTCGTGGTACGCCAAAGCCCGGGTGGGACCCGAACTACCGTATCACAAAAAGAAGTTCACGAGCATAAGAGTACAATGCTCGGTTGTACCGCAAATCTAGTAAATGCAATTGTTGGAAGCGGTATTGTCGGTATTCCATATGCGATTCAACAAGCTGGATTTGGTGCCGGGCTCTTTCTTATCTTATTGTGTGCAGTGATTACAGAGAAATCACTACGCTTACTGATAAGCACCGCCAAACATGTTCATTGTCCGTCATACGAAACTGCAATGGAGGCTCCCTTCGGTGTTGCAGGTTTCCGCTTTGTTGCAATCAACATGTTTGTCATGGCGTACGGTGCCATGCTGTCTTACCTCATGATTGTTAAAGACAGCTTTTCCGTCATGATTGGCATAGAAACTGACGACTTTCCAATGAAACGAGCTGTGCTTTTGCTAGTTTCTATATTGATTATGGTGCCTTTGAGCTCGCAACGTGATATGGCTGATTTGGCATGGACTTCGCGTTTGTCGGTTATCATTGATACCGTGTTGGTGGGTTTAGTCGCGTGGAATGCCCCGATTGAAGAGTCATTTCAAAATCGCGGCGGTTGGCCAGCCGTGCTAATTGACACTTTCCACGCTGACACAATATTTGTCGGCTTGGGTGTATTATCCTTCGCCTTTGTGTGTCAACACTCAGCGTTCATTATCGCAGGAAGTTTGGATAGACCTACGGTGGCCCGCTGGTCCATTGTCACTCGCAATGCATTGATCTTATGTGCATGCCTAGCAACGACGTGTGGAGTGTCTGGATACCTAGGCTATCTCGATAAAACCCAAGGCAATATCCTCAACAATTTGAGTGTCGACTCATTCTCAGCTAACGCGGCACGTGGGATGCTTGGTTGTACCATGCTTTTTGTTTATCCTCTCGAGTCCTTTGTTGCTCGACACGTCTGCGTTGTTTTGCTATTTTCGGGGCGGCGGGCCCATGAAGGAGAAGACTCCGCCATTTTGAACCGACGGGACCGACGAATTGGGCTGACTGTATTGCTCTACTTGATTGCAGTGATACCCGCAGCATTCTTTGAAGATTTGGGGTCAGTATTGGCTGCTACAGGAGCCGTGGGTGGATCCTGCCTTTCCTACATTGGACCGGGACTGGTATATTTTGGGGTACACGGTGGTCGCTTCTTGGAATTGGTTGATGCATCTTGGCTAGGGTCTGTGTGGAGaaccaacaacaaatccacaGCAGATCGTCATACAGGTCAATCCAGTCGACCTACTCTTGCAGTTGAGACGACACCCTTAGTTGCAGGACAAAACGATCCTCCCAAACAAGAAAAAACTAGTGAGCCGTTGGTCCAAGAGAGTTTGCTCTTCTCGATTTTGAAACGCATTGTATGGTACATTTTGTGGATGCCTTTTTGGTGCAGCATCGCCAAAATAGGGCGAAGGGGGCTGACGTCGCACATCTATGATTTGGCGTTGAAGTCTCCCCATCCCATTCGCATTGGAGAGGTTGAGTACCATCGTGTGGCCGTGAGCCGAAAGGGATACATAGACGCAGATCCGGAGGAGGCCGCGGTTTTGAGACCGTCTTCCCAGCACGCTTTCGACGATGCCTATTTGCCAATGTTGGCCAAGGAGCAACAGCAACGCCCGAAGAACTCTTCGATGTTGAACCGTCCCTTTGTGCCGTCGGCAGGCAGAGAAGGCCAGGGCATAAACCAGCAAATCGGCAAAAAGCTGCTGGAGCAACAGAGACAACAAGAGACAACGGTGGAACCCGATCCGCAAGAAGACCCGCCGACCTGGGTCGATTTCGGAATCGCCATCTTTCTGGTCCTATTCGGTGTGTTGGCCATGCTGGCCGGTCTAATTTCACTGTACATCAAAGGCTGA